A portion of the Hydractinia symbiolongicarpus strain clone_291-10 chromosome 10, HSymV2.1, whole genome shotgun sequence genome contains these proteins:
- the LOC130613323 gene encoding uncharacterized protein LOC130613323 produces MDLTIWLALFFFNVIEGTKNTSKENHCSVFQSQLQSLPNKTNCLQLIPDVSNLKQVCHKYHATCKGFPHYRGFTTKLKGRHLFVIGVNMTAISKELRKDCWGVTLHTSGEDLDKCEYKSLDQGYEEFKFQYSREQEYTFSMTLLPTGETKDFSWTSPDDCALSVLEDIQSVIHNTHGSRNYCFKKQNVASVMTFAKIQCKKHDYSATRVKDILKNNLHVTSECEFLLNKDTANSTSMPVLTIAIISISVVLILLLSVACFVVRHRKKLHRNTQDYHETLRIVEPITSDNESTSVMILNRPGCELLEAFLRDFAFVLSSYGVNVRMALLEQNEIDADGGIASYMQKHINKCDYILIMCTENTNEHIEILKHRPYEFALKIIGGMAFHQNDSSRYIPMYLSSYKEAVKIIPSFLNASTSFGYQLPQDMKKLLSRITSKKQLQATSERIAKDKFFFNKMYEHRKKISAKEHPHCIKEYCTKGTCHGSIVNLSSIWPTTVQSAKWSSSHSLANDPLDDVIKESTSYEMTLVCKYNLMIGKDRNICEG; encoded by the exons ATGGATTTGACAATTTGGCTtgcattgtttttctttaacgttattgag ggaacaaaaaatacatctaaagaaa acCACTGTTCAGTGTTTCAATCACAACTACAATCATTACCTAACAAAA CAAATTGCTTACAACTAATCCCAGATGTGTCCAACCTTAAACAAGTATGCCACAAGTACCATGCAACATGCAAAGGATTTCCACACTACAGAGGGTTCACCACAAAACTTAAAGGACGTCATCTTTTTGTCATAGGTGTCAATATGACAGCTATTTCAAAAGAATTAAGAAaag ATTGCTGGGGAGTTACTTTACATACCAGTGGAGAAGACTTAGATAAATGCGAGTACAAAAGCCTTGACCAG ggATATGAGGAGTTTAAATTCCAGTACTCCAGAGAACAAGAATACACATTCAGCATGACCTTGCTACCGACTGGAGAGACCAAGGATTTTAGTTGGACATCGCCTG ATGACTGTGCATTATCGGTTTTGGAAGATATTCAAAGCG TTATCCACAATACACATGGTTCCAGAAACTACTGCTTTAAAAAACAGAATG ttgCGTCGGTGATGACATTTGCAAAAATTCAATGCAAGAAACACGATTATAGCGCGACTAGAGTAAAagacattttgaaaaataacctTCATGTTACAAGTGAATGcgaatttcttttaaacaaaGACACAGCAAACTCAACGAGCATGCCCGTGTTGACCATTGCAATTATCAGCATATCAGTAGTTCTTATCCTACTTTTAAGCGTGGCATGTTTTGTTGTCCGacacagaaaaaaattgcacCGAAACACGCAAGATTACCACGAAACACTCCGAATAGTTGAACCAATAACATCAG acAATGAAAGCACATCAGTTATGATTTTAAACCGTCCTGGTTGTGAACTACTGGAAGCATTTCTTCGTGATTTTGCGTTCGTTCTCAGTTCCTATGGAGTCAACGTAAGAATGGCATTACTTGAGCAAAACGAAATTGATGCGGACGGAGGAATAGCTTCGTATATGCAGAAGCATATTAATAAATGCGACTACATTCTTATTATGTGCACCGAAAACACAAAcg AACACATAGAGATTTTGAAACACAGGCCGTACGAGTTTGCATTGAAAATTATTGGAGGAATGGCGTTTCATCAAAACGACTCTTCTCGTTACATTCCAATGTATTTATCATCGTACAAAGAAGCAGTCAAAATCATACCATCTTTTTTAAATGCATCAACATCCTTTGGATATCAATTACCACAAGatatgaaaaagttactgtCAAGAATTACCTCTAAGAAGCAATTACAAGCAACCAGTGAAAGGATTGCCAAAGATAAATTTTTCTTCAACAAAATGTATGAACATAGAAAGAAGATTTCAGCAAAGGAGCATCCCCATTGCATTAAAGAATACTGCACCAAG GGTACATGTCATGGCAGTATAGTCAACCTTTCATCAATATGGCCAACAACTGTTCAATCAGCTAAATGGTCCTCTTCGCATTCTTTGGCCAATGACCCTTTAGATGATGTCATAAAGGAATCGACTTCATATGAAATGACTTTGGTGTGCAAATACAATTTGATGATAGGGAAGGATAGGAACATCTGCGAAGGTTGA